The genomic region tgtatatttgaaatctaaacgtaccaaaaaggttacataacaatgggtacatttggttttatggtacatttgaatttttggtacatttggtttctcggtacatttgaaatctaaatgtACTAAAAGTCGATAGttttgttctcaaatgtaccataagttttaagtatattttttatatatctatacaggaaaaaaatatgtattgaagACTTTTTTATTGAGACAATTTTAATAGAAAGAGTTTTTTTAAAtgaggaattagttaattaattttttattttattttattaaaaaaatgtcatttaatgCATAGAAGGggattgacgaaattaaattcctatattataggcaattagttgctaagctaccttatgcctctatataaatgtatttaaattaatgatatggaaattaaataaatagaaaattattgaggtggtAATTGATCGAAGCAccttaatcaaatctttaaaagggatgaatgtttaatctaacaactataGAAAAGATGTAGGGCATTCTAATTTTCccataaaaaattacaattaaatgccATGGATTAGAATTAGTTTTTACACTTAGATAAGATTTTATTAAAAAGGTAATCTTAGACAAGGATTATAAtagaattttctttaaaaaaattcaacttctcCCACATAGATAATAATGGATTGTTAAATACACGTCAAATGATATTCTTTTACATTCAACTTCTCCCACATAGATAATAATGGATTGTTAAATACACGTCCAATAATATTCTTTTACATAGTAATGTCGATGTGTCCCACAAAAAATATCCAAAGATCCATGAATCTTTATATTATCGGTCATAACTAGCAAGCTATGAATACATAAACTCCAAAACCTTTAATGCTTTAATTTAAACGGAAAAATAGAGGATTGATCGATAGGGGTAGAACCATTCATGTGAACAAGCTATTTTGGATAATCCTTGCTTAGAATATCAAACCAatgacatatattatatatagtaaTTTTATTGCGTGTACACAAAAAACGTACACATATATCAATCGTTACTGATCAAAATTACCTATTAATAAAACTTTTTTTGCCAATTAAAAAGTAGTGAAAAGACCAAATCAAATTAACTAAAGGCTAAACTAATTACCACACAGTAACTTTTAACTGCTATAAATACCTGCAATACTAACACTTGATTAATCAGTACAATCTGCCAATTGAAATTTGTAACACAACCATGGCCATCAAAATTCTGTTTCTGATCCTCTTCATATTTGTTTTTGGCGCCCCCCAAGCCCAAGGTAAGGGCATAACCCTAACCCTGAAAAAACTCCCTTTTCGTCCGAACACTACCACCCAAATGTCTGCATTAGCCAGCACTAGCAGCCATCCTTTGAGTGCCAGAAAGTCATTTTTCGGCGTATTTTACGTCGAGCTCCTAGTCGGAACCCCACCGGTCAAATTGAACTTGGTGGTCGACACTGCGAGCAGTCCTATGTGGGTCCAGTCTGCCCACTGCACGGACTGTTTTCCGGTATCCTCCGTACATTTTGATCCCAACAGGTCCATGACTTTCCAATTCATGCCTTTCGACCACCCGATCTGTGTCCCTATCTGGCTCCATCCGTCAGGGAACTTCTGCTCGTACGAGAGTGAGTATGCCGCTAACCAGGTTACAATCGGCACCTTCGGTCTGGACACGTTGACGACCGTCACTACTTCAAGTACTGCTGATCAACCAACTCAAATTCAGGGCGTTGCTTTTGGATGCTGTGTAATCAACCGCATTGATCTTCCTTGCGACGCGGGTCATCCCAACGAGATATCCGGAATATTAGGACTAGGGATAGACCATCCCACCAGTTTCTTGCTCCAACTGAGTTCGATAACCCTTAAAAGATTCTCTTACTGCATCCCGTACAAGGTCGGAGCCGTGTCCTCATTACGCTTCGGTGAAGACGCACAACTTACGGGCTCGGACATTCAAACCACTCCGCTTCTGGAATCCTCCTCTGACTTCTACTACATAAACATGACGGGGATTAGTTTAAATGGATCTCGTCTCCCAACAGACCCCAGAATGTTTAAGGCGTGGGGTAATAGTGGGGTGGTCGTCGATACTGGCACAGAATATTCTCTCTTTGCTTCCAAGGTGTAGACACTGATACACCAAGCAATGAAATCTTATTTTACTGAGAACTACTCAATGAAACCGCTAAACAAAACGCGGTCTGGTTTGGAGCTCTGCTACAGCATGGTAGACGTGTTGAGGCAAAGAAGCGCAGAGGGTTAAAGTTTGTTGCTCCAGAAGTGATCTTCCACCTGGATAGAGCCGGCCTCAATCTCAACGAGGCCACTACTTTGAGAGCTGATGAGGACTTGCAGGAGTTCTGCATGATGATGGCGGAGATATCGGGAGCACCAAACATTTTGGGAGCATTCCAACAGTACAATAATAGGTTTCTAATTGATGTTCCGAAATCTAAATTTTCGTTCACCGCAGAAATgtgttaattaaaattttatcctGGATGAACGAGAAATCTTAACTTTATaataagaataaaagaaaatattttatctaAACCCATAATTTTATCTCTAAACCCAATTATCAAACtttataccttttttttttcaaagttgtGTAAGATTTTATAAGGTGAGTGTAAACAAaccttaatgtaaatatttatGCCGACATTAAGATAAGAGATTAATATGGCCATATTGATAAATGGTGGGAAAAACATCTCTAATTTCTAATCTCGAATCTCTAATATCTAATCTCTAATCTATAATATTAGAAATCCAGAAAACTACTTTGGTTGATACATAAAAAAACGCAGGGgcaattttgttagaaaataattaaatttttttagtgaaaaataaaagataaaaaacatataaaaaggGGGAATGTGCTGATCAAactcaaaataaaaaaccaacgtAGGGAAGAGGAGTAGAGAAAACTATCTGCAGTTGCCATCAGTTTTAAACTCCGCCACTTTGAATCAAATTTGATGTTTGGCAAATCTCCGCTCTCATATTTGGCTGCAACTAAACCCTAAGTAGACCTCTGCTCCCACTGGTCCACCGTCACCTCCACCTCCGCTCCTATCCTTCTCCCTCCCTTTCAATTCTAACCTACCCTAATTTAAATTATTCAAGGATTCTTTAGATATAGGCTCATACAACTTGTAATTTTTAGATAAAAACCCACGTATCTTTAAACATCCAATAtaaacccaaaattcaaatatgTAGCTACATTAGAAATTAAGTGACCTATTACTTCAGATAATTTACAACATATGCCACAACTCTTCTACCGTTTTCTCACACAAAACCCTCCAATTTTGGCTTCATCATGCCCgcagtgtgacatcccacatcgcccaggggagtgatccttatatgtatattcctatccctacctagcacgaggccttttgggagctcactggcttcgggttccgtaggaactccgaagttaagcgagaagggggctagagcaatcccatgatgggtgacccactgggaagttgctcgtgagttcccaaaaacaaaaccgtgagggaatggtaagcccaaagcggacaatatcgtgctacggtggtggagcgggcctgggaagtcgtcccgcccgggccgggatgtgacaatttggtatcagagcctaaccctggccgcgtgtgtgccgacgaggacgtcgggcccctaaggggggtggattgtgacatcccacatcgcccaggggagtgatccttatatgtatattcctatccctacctagcacgaggccttttgggagctcactggcttcgggttccgtaggaactccgaagttaagcgagaagggggctagagcaatcccatgatgggtgacccactgggaagttgctcgtgagttcccaaaaacaaaaccgtgagggaatggtaagcccaaagcggacaatattgtgctacggtggtggagcgggcccgggaagtgatccgccccgggccgggatgtgacacgcAGAATATGGGCATTAAATTCTAAATaagtaatatttttatattaaaccaTTACATATATTCGTCACATTATTATtagggttaattacactaacatccTTTGAGGTTTATCGAGTTTTTACAAAACCCCTTCACATTTGAGACATTACACTAACATCCCTCacgttttaattcattttcacaTAATCCCTTCAGTCAAAATTCTGCTAATAAATGGACAACTTTATCCttgtaactaattaattaaataataaagaaatatattagtaaaagaaaatatgaaaaataaataaattaaacgttaaaaaataaattaaaaggaaataaatCAAATGCAAACCTCTATCAAGTTACTGTTACTAAAAACATCAGGTTGGCATTGCGGGAGGGTCTTCATCAGGTTAAGAACAAAAAATGCCTCATCAGTCAGATTGTTCAGACAaggatgaaaattttcttaatttttctttaggTTAAGGGCAAAAACCTCAAGAGCATAGAGACACTGCTTCTTCTCAATGGCATCGGATAGGGCCTCGGAGACAATGTTGACCTAGGCCTTGGCATTGTTCTTCCGATCCACCTTATTCTTCCTATTTTTCAAACCGGAACGAGCGGAGATGAAGCGGAAGGATTGCAGGTTTTTATGTAAGTCGCCATAGTTGATGTATCCGAGACGCCAGGGAACTTGTCTCTCTTCCAGTGGAGTTTTTGttgagaggaagaagatgcgggttgagagaggaagagaaggagagagagagattgaagaAGCCATGGATGGCTTTGGCCTGCAAAATTGTTAAAGCAGTGGCAGGGTAGTGAGTAGTGAGGGTGGGGCCAGGGAGAGGAAAAGGATGAAATGCACACTGTCCAGTGCTTGAGTAACTTGCAGAGCATCAACTCCAGAAAATCTGCTGCCAGTTCCACTCCAAGGCTAGGAAAACTCCGTCACGAGCTGCTAGGACCTCAACAATTTTTGGGGAGGTGACGTAGAGATATTTTGCGAGCGAAACCTCCAGCGCTACCGGCTTCATCGTGAAATACAATCCCGATAACCCCAGTATTTGTCGTGGCGTTGAATGCTTCATCAACGTTAACTTTAAACCAACACGGAGGAGGAGGGcgccatca from Pyrus communis chromosome 9, drPyrComm1.1, whole genome shotgun sequence harbors:
- the LOC137745446 gene encoding aspartyl protease family protein 2-like, with the protein product MSALASTSSHPLSARKSFFGVFYVELLVGTPPVKLNLVVDTASSPMWVQSAHCTDCFPVSSVHFDPNRSMTFQFMPFDHPICVPIWLHPSGNFCSYESEYAANQVTIGTFGLDTLTTVTTSSTADQPTQIQGVAFGCCVINRIDLPCDAGHPNEISGILGLGIDHPTSFLLQLSSITLKRFSYCIPYKVGAVSSLRFGEDAQLTGSDIQTTPLLESSSDFYYINMTGISLNGSRLPTDPRMFKAWGNSGVVVDTGTEYSLFASKHGRRVEAKKRRGLKFVAPEVIFHLDRAGLNLNEATTLRADEDLQEFCMMMAEISGAPNILGAFQQYNNRFLIDVPKSKFSFTAEMC